The DNA sequence GTACAAAAGACCATAGGCCtctatttggttgcaaaggaaaattgatagaagggaagtgaaggaaaatttttgcATCTTTtgtaaaaagagaaaaaaagaaaaaattacatgattacccacttttgattttcctttacaaaattacccacaaaaatttttggttaacaaaaatacaaaaattaggtttgagcttacaaaactacccacccaaagtttcagttaacagaaatactcaaaatcaggtttgggcctacatataatcatgtattttttttattactgaaactttgagtggatagttttgtaaacccaaactcaattttgggtatttttgttaactaaaactttaagtgggtaattttgtaaaggaaacctaattttgggtatttttgttaactgaaacttttggtgggtaattttgtattgagaaacccaaaagtgggtaatcatgtaattttttcaattttctttcacCAATGATCGGATGATAGAACAGTCCATATGTGAGTAATCAAATACAACATGCATTTTTTGTTGGGCCAGACACACTCTGCTcctatttttgagaaatttttgaGTCATGTTTCTGTCCATTGTGACCAATCTAAACCATTTGTTTGATAAAAGACCCTCTTGCTTGCTGTAAGTCAACACTGATTGTCTAACTCAACCATATGACCCACTTtgtattgaaattttttatatataatatgacccattttattttttgtgatgGGTAGGGCTCAACCACATGTTGCGCATATGCGTAtgtgcttgtgtgtgtgtgtgtgtgtgtgtgtgagagagagagagagagagagagagagagagagagagcaggcTTGATGTGTAGGAGAGTCCCTTCAACTGATATAGCCTCAGGATATTTGGCACCTGTTCATAAGCATATCAAACAATTGAGAATGAATGTGTGCATCCGTGTCTCAGGATCTTTGCTGCTGATTCGTTTGTTCATGAGCATATCAAGCTATTGAGAATGGAAGTGTTTCTGATGGTGTTGAAAGGGTATCGGGAAAGCTTTTGAGCGGGTGGGGGAAGGCATTATCAACTTTCTCCCATCCTTTTTCCGTCCACTTCAAGTCCTTACAGTCTAGATGACCAAAGATATTGGAGGGATGTCATGGCATCTAGACGACCAAAGGCATTATAAGGGTACCGGACTCAAGGTGACACCAAGAAGGCAACCAAGGCACCTAGGTCTTCGATCTCTGCTGTTGATTTGATTGGTTGAGCCCAACATGCAATTTGCTTATCTCTACCCTTttggtaaaaagaaaagaaaaggaaaggaaaaaaaaaaaaaacattcaatTTGATTAAGGTAACCATCAAGAACAAAAGTTCACCccacagaaaaaagaaaggaaaaaaaaaaaaaccaaatgcACATTTCCCTTTTCActgcttctcttcttcaataagATGTATTTATCTATTACTGGCTTACTGGTTCATGAACAAATGAAATGGTAAGGGAATCATATATGTATTTGATCTGATGATGCAGCAATTGAGTTTTGCAGTGATATACCCTCATGCCTTGGAACTGAAGAATCATCTGTTCTGGATAGATGCCCTTAATGCTCCTTCCAATCTTCGACAGAGTTTGCTAATTGACTCCACAATCACATGGTAGATGAGGATCACTTCCAGAAATCAACTAGTAACACCATGCTGTGCTGCCGTCTTATTACTCCTTCTCGTGTGTGTAGTCGCCATGAATCGGTCCCAGAAACTTCCAATCTATCTTATGACCCATCAAATACTGACATTGTTCAAACAATGACAATCCTATCAATCTGAGAAATTCAATGTGATCATTCAATAGGATAGCGttttctctgtgtgtgtgtgcgcgtgTGGCCAGCAGGACTGATGTTTTCTGTGTTTTAAAGGAACTTGTATTTAACAGCCTGATTGATCAACAAACTCTAAGGAAGCTACAATTTGCACAAAGCAACATCCAtcattctatttattttctttccaaattgTAGGAACCTTGAAATTCCACATGTTTGGGTTCATTCCCCAGAAAAAGTTGATGTCTAATTGAAACTTCTATCGGCTTCTTGGCTCATCTCTGGGGGTGGCATATTTGCATAAAGAAGAGTATAGAAAAGTTCAACTTCCGGCAACCTTCGGATGATCTGGATAAACTTATTACCACCAGGTTCCTCAAGCAAAAAAGGACCCATCTGTGCAACTCTTGGCAACAGCTTGGCCAGGGGAGTTCCTATTGAAGGATTGCCCCCTGATTGTAACGCAAAGTCATCCATCAGTGCATCCACCACAGTTCTCAATGATATATTGACAACATTTCTAAAATCATCACTGCAAGAAAACAAGTAAGAAAAagtattaaaaaacaaaagcacatcaaaagacaccaaaaaaaaaaaagaaggaataaacCAGTATACCTCAAAAGGACACTGCGTGTCTCCACCATGAGTTGATCGAGCTTGGTAACATCAGGAAGGAGCGCACTGGACGATGTTGCCATTTGATATTTGTATGCTATAGCATTTTCCGGCATCAAGTACATCACCCAGTGATTAGGACCCCCCAGACTCATGAAAGTATCGAGTATAAGCACAATGGTTTCATGAAGTAGGGAAGTATTGAACAGATCCCTCAGCTGTTTTCTGCATGTGGAGATGACTGGAATATGTAAAACAGTGAATAGTCTACAAGAATGGACTGAAGGACCAACTGGATCAACCTGACCAACCAACAAACAGGAACTCACCCCTTGAGAACTTCCGATACAGCCATCTGCATGTCTGAAATCAACGTGATCATGCCATAGCTGGAAAGGTAATCAGCAGTTGCTAAAAACTCTTGTTGACTCTGCCTGTCAAATGGGTCCGATTGTTCCTGCATACACACACTATGCtttaaactatatatatatgatcTAATTAATACTAACCTCATGGCTGAAGCTAATGCTGGCcattgcataaaaaatttagaCATCTGTTCATGATTCAATACACAAACCCTTTGGTACCAAGAAGAAAATAACAAGCATGTATATTGGGAAGCTTGTAACAATGGTCCATTGGCACAAAAATATTAGATAGATATAAACTAGTGAATGGGATGATGCAGCCATGACAATAATTGAAACAACATCCTGCAAAAGAAACCAGTATCTGCAACccaaaagaggaagaggaagagagagccACAAGCTTTGAAGAGAAAAACCAAGCTCACTTATGAACAAACCGTGAGCACTCTGATGCTTATACAACATACTACGAAGGCAATTATGAGTATACCTAATAAGCAATGCATCAACCAATATAACAAACTCTCTCCCCAAAATGCCCCTGTGGTACACACCCACAATACCAATGcacttaacactccccctcaagctggagcatataaatCATTCCTACCAAACTTGGAATAGCCTTTCAAAAAGCAAGACTAAACATaggcttggtaaacatatcaccCAATTGATCTgtagaagaaataaaaggagtATCAATCGACTAGCTCATTACTGCATTCCTCGCAAAGTGATAGTCAACTTCAATATGTTTAGTCCTTTCATGAAACACCAAGTCACTGCAATGTCGATAGCAGTTTGATTATCGATGAACATCTTTGTAAGTTTAGTAACCAGAAACCCTAACTCTTAGATTAATGATTTTAACCACATCAACTTGGTTATGAGCCGTAGCCCTATCCTCAGCCTCAGCATTGGACCTAGCCACAGTCAtttgcttcttgcttctccaTCACCGTCAGCACCAGCCCAGTCTGCTTCAGAATATCCAACCAAATCAATATGCTGATGAGGTCTCAATAAATTAGCCCCTTTCCTAGAGCTCCTTAAGATATCTTAAAATTCAACATGCTACCTCCCCGATGAGCTTTCTTAGGTGACTCCATAAATTGATTGATAACTCCAACAACAAAAGATATGTTAGGTCTAATAACAGTAAGGTAAATATGTTTCCATACTAATCTTCAGTACCGGTGCTTGCCATCAAATCCCTTGTCATCATTTCTCCCCAAATACTGGCATGGATATATGGGAGTATCAATTGGTTTAGAAGCAAGCATATCAGTCTCAGAAAAAAGGTCCAACACAGTCTCTGTGATAGAATAATCCCTTTTTACTTCGAAAAActtcaataccaagaaaaaacCTGAGGGCACCCAAGTCTTTCATCTAAAATGTTCGTGTACATAGTTTTCACCTTTGTAATCCTAGATGCATCATCATATGATAATATCATCTCCATATATGATAATATCATCTACGTACACAATTAACACAATCACCCTAGAGCCCCAACGACGAGCAAACACAGAATGATCAAAATAACACTTTAAGAATCCTCACCAAGTAACTATTGAACTGAACTTATCAAACCAGGCTCCAAGTGTATGTTCTCAACCATAAATTTCCTTGTGTAACTTAAGCACTTTTATATCCAACTGACATAAAGGCAAGAACATTCACAGCTAAGGAGATGAGTACACAAGCCGAATTAAGATAAGCAACAACAGAGAAGGTCTCAAAGTAATCCACACCATAGATACGAGTATATTTGATGTAGGATCACTTCCATAGGCCGGCACAAACTTGTTGGGAAGCCCAAATGGAGATGAGCATGGCCCATTGGTTTTTGGGCCTAATAGgatattttagtttatttatatatttagatttttattatttggatTTATCTTGTAATCTTCTGTTTTAGTTTTAATAGGCTAAGTAGTGGTAGAGtttgatttataattttgtttcagtcTTGGAGTCCAGTTAGGagtctttctttccctctttaaaTACAAGGTCGTAACCGACAAAGTTAGATTTGGAATGAATTGAATGCGAAAGATGGGTTCACCCAATGGATACTCCTCAAGTACTCTGCTCACTCcttcctctggttctttcttatttctatatttcttcttttattatcaTTGTTGctattctttcttttccccatgCTGTAATGGTACTTGGAcacttttaaaaagaaaaaaaattcatgaaaaCTTACCGCTTACCAGCCAGTGCATTTTGAAATTCAGGACACCAGTTTGCTCCATAAAGTTTTGTCAAACATGAGCTTCAGATCTGGAACCAGCCCTCGTTTTTCTCCTCTAAATACTTGCTGTTTGGGTGTTTGTTGGTTGATTGATAGAGTCCTTGGCGTGAAAACCCCTCCCCTGAATTTTCATGCTGAACCGTTGTTGGTGCGTGAGTTTTTCCAATTGGATTCCATAGAATCTTACTCTGCTGGATTAGTATTCACGATTCAAGGTAGGGGATGATGAATTTCTGTTAATCACACCGAAGGACAGAATTGCTTAATCTACATAAAACCCTTCTTTCTCGagtttaatttttctttaagcttaCTTTTACTAGAATTCCAGACTTGTCCTCAAAATTTAATTACTGTtatgtccttgattttttcaTTCCCCAAAAGGATCTTAAAATTTTCACAATATTTACAAAATTATGCTGCCTCTTTATATTTGAATTCTTATTGATTCGGTGGGCTCAGAACTGATCCAAGACAGGTTTCGAAACCCCAGATTGCATCAATATCCCTTCGCAACCAAACATGCTTTGAACCGTTCAACGGAGCCATATGGATTGTATGTAATTGTGTACATCCAACGACACCGCAAAAGGTCCTAACCTAGAGGTAAATTAACCAAAGTCCATGACTGACAAGAAATCAAGGtatccatttccatttccatagTCAACTTCCACCTAGGATGAGATAAAGCCTCCTGATGAGTTTTGGGAATGGAGAGATTAGATAAATAAAGATATGTAAGGGTGATTGGAGGGGAGCTAGAGAGACAAAATTTCTATAGGATACGCAGTTATGGGTTTCTGAGTACAACAACGGGTACCTTTGGAAGAGCAGCTGGTAAGTCATCAAGAGCGAGGAGGAAGAAACCCATGTGCAGAAACCCTAGTTAAATGAACAGCAACAGCAGAAACAAGGTAAGTCATCAAGATCAAGGAGGAAGCAACTGGCAAGTCATCAGATTAGGGTTTCATCAACTCCTTATCTGAATGAACAGCAAGAGCATAAACAATCACaaccctagttttttttttttttttgccataaaTTAGGTCTTCAAAGTAGTAAATTGCAACAATAGGTAGTAAATCGCAACAATAGGTAGCTACACACCACAGGAGAAAACCCCTAGATAAGAGTCTCTTGGAATAATGAAAAGGAAAGTAGCAAGCACAGGTTAAATgtgctctaataccatgaaaCAATAACCAGTAATGGAAAACACTACCTGCAACGCAAGAGAACAAgcagaaataagaaagagagagggagaggtcCAAATCTGGATTAGCTAgttgaattttcttcttttaaataGCTTGTATTAGGAGGAAATTCCATaatacaaaatttgaaattgagTTTGGCTTGATTATGTGCTTACATGGCTTGGTAGCTTGGTTGTTGtttcttcccccacccccaccccttctTTTAGTGTactctcttcttattttttttctggaattctTCCACAACCCTTGTTCCTGCAACCATAGCAGTCCAGCAAGAGAGGTCGATCCCtcttgattcttcatctctccatCTCAGATTCTAGGAACTGAATCAATGCCCATAGGCGACTCAACCCCCCAAGCCCCAGATCCAAAGCTTTCATCGTTATTGAGAACCAACTTGCAAAGCAAACTATAACTCCTTTGCCTGCCTGGAGCAATTTCAGAAATCTATTGTTCAATTACTACTTGATTGCTGAAGTTTCCTTGGCTTGGATTCAATAGAGTTGGGGGTAACTAACCGTCGCTTGAAGTTTCGAAGTCACTACTGTTAAATCGAAGGAGTTCTCCAACCTGAATCAAAATCATATCTGGCTGATTTCTGTTGATATTCGAGGTTGAAGAAAAGTTCTTTTCCTTCCCACATTCCATTACTTTAATCCTATTACCATACCCATTGTACTCCTT is a window from the Macadamia integrifolia cultivar HAES 741 chromosome 5, SCU_Mint_v3, whole genome shotgun sequence genome containing:
- the LOC122080056 gene encoding peroxisome biogenesis protein 3-2-like, with amino-acid sequence MLSVRDFWRRHRRKLFVTVGVLGSGYVLYKLYHAHQQRLSDLEREIEGERATDELIKAQLQAHFENIQRIADSTTLPYSIHYLQSRISEELDLSHLTARLSQGKGQPNTLTSLEKLQLWEKLKILSFTRMISSLWAMTMLSLYIRVQVNILGRHLYIDTARGLEGSHLLEQSDPFDRQSQQEFLATADYLSSYGMITLISDMQMAVSEVLKGKQLRDLFNTSLLHETIVLILDTFMSLGGPNHWVMYLMPENAIAYKYQMATSSSALLPDVTKLDQLMVETRSVLLSDDFRNVVNISLRTVVDALMDDFALQSGGNPSIGTPLAKLLPRVAQMGPFLLEEPGGNKFIQIIRRLPEVELFYTLLYANMPPPEMSQEADRSFN